In Sphingomonas sp. LR60, the following are encoded in one genomic region:
- the otsB gene encoding trehalose-phosphatase produces the protein MTDLLPPPPSLLTDASLFLDFDGTLVEIAETPDGVRVAEDLATLLERLGKALPGGVAIVSGRPVHEISALIAPAAPPIAGSHGLEVAAPNGSVTAPDRSAALDAALAEAQAFAADHPGTLIEDKPFGVGLHFRGAPEAGDAMTALAEQLATVHDLHLQHGKMVVELRMAGRDKGAAVELLMGEPLRQRTVPVFVGDDVTDEAGFAAAATLGGAGVLVGPARDTAATYRVESVADVLAWLDTACREKT, from the coding sequence ATGACCGACCTGTTGCCGCCACCGCCGTCGCTGTTGACCGACGCCAGCCTGTTCCTCGACTTCGACGGGACGCTGGTCGAGATCGCCGAGACGCCGGACGGGGTACGGGTGGCCGAGGATCTGGCGACCTTGCTGGAGCGGCTGGGCAAGGCGTTGCCCGGCGGCGTCGCGATCGTCAGCGGGCGTCCGGTTCATGAAATCAGCGCGCTGATCGCGCCCGCAGCCCCGCCGATCGCGGGCAGCCATGGGCTGGAAGTCGCCGCACCCAACGGCAGCGTCACCGCGCCCGACCGATCCGCCGCGCTCGATGCCGCGCTCGCCGAGGCGCAGGCGTTCGCGGCCGATCATCCCGGCACGCTGATCGAGGACAAGCCGTTCGGCGTCGGGCTGCATTTCCGCGGCGCGCCCGAGGCGGGCGACGCGATGACTGCGCTCGCCGAGCAACTCGCCACCGTCCATGATCTGCACCTTCAACACGGCAAGATGGTGGTCGAGCTGCGGATGGCGGGGCGCGACAAGGGCGCGGCGGTCGAGCTGTTGATGGGGGAACCGTTACGGCAGCGCACGGTTCCTGTGTTCGTGGGGGACGACGTGACCGACGAGGCCGGCTTCGCCGCGGCCGCCACTTTGGGCGGCGCGGGCGTACTGGTCGGCCCGGCGCGCGACACCGCCGCCACCTACCGGGTCGAGAGCGTCGCAGACGTGCTCGCCTGGCTCGACACCGCGTGCAGGGAGAAGACATGA
- a CDS encoding UDP-2,3-diacylglucosamine diphosphatase: protein MPPIADRLAPVSGHIADVTDLFDFTHSRPHRPEEPIGERRRYRTVWISDVHLGTRGCNADMLIDFLDHVDSETMYLVGDIVDGWQLKKRFYWPAAHNDVIWRLMKRARRGTRMIYIPGNHDEMFRQFAGLDFGGIKIRRKAVHETADGRRLLVLHGDEFDAITLSHRWLAHVGDAAYTALMTLNRAVSAVRRKFGMPYWSLSKHAKAKVKNAVAFISRFEEIVAEAAGNRGVDGVVCGHIHTAEIREIGGIAYYNDGDWVEGCNALVEHFDGRMEILNWGDEIAHRDAVPATALAA, encoded by the coding sequence ATGCCGCCGATCGCCGACAGGCTAGCGCCCGTCTCCGGGCACATCGCCGACGTCACCGATCTATTCGATTTCACGCATTCGCGTCCGCACCGACCCGAGGAACCGATCGGCGAACGTCGCCGCTATCGGACGGTGTGGATCAGCGACGTGCATCTCGGCACGCGCGGCTGCAATGCCGACATGCTGATCGACTTCCTCGACCATGTCGACAGCGAGACCATGTATCTGGTCGGCGATATCGTCGACGGCTGGCAGCTCAAGAAGCGCTTCTACTGGCCCGCCGCCCACAATGACGTGATCTGGCGGCTGATGAAGCGCGCGCGGCGCGGCACGCGGATGATCTACATCCCCGGCAACCATGACGAGATGTTCCGCCAGTTCGCAGGGCTCGACTTCGGCGGGATCAAGATCCGGCGCAAGGCGGTCCATGAAACCGCCGATGGTCGCCGCCTGCTGGTCCTCCACGGCGACGAATTCGACGCCATCACCCTGTCGCACCGCTGGCTCGCGCATGTCGGCGACGCCGCCTATACCGCGCTGATGACGCTCAATCGCGCGGTCAGCGCGGTGCGTCGCAAGTTCGGGATGCCGTATTGGTCGCTCAGCAAGCACGCCAAGGCCAAGGTCAAGAACGCGGTCGCCTTCATCTCGCGCTTCGAAGAGATCGTCGCGGAGGCGGCCGGCAACCGCGGGGTCGACGGGGTCGTCTGCGGGCACATCCACACCGCCGAGATCCGTGAGATCGGCGGCATCGCTTACTACAACGACGGCGACTGGGTGGAGGGCTGTAACGCCTTGGTCGAGCATTTCGACGGCAGGATGGAGATCCTCAACTGGGGCGACGAGATCGCGCATCGCGATGCAGTCCCCGCGACAGCGCTCGCTGCCTGA
- a CDS encoding NAD(P)H-dependent flavin oxidoreductase — MERGAHFLGSEVAIMAGAMSWVSERHLVSAISNAGGFGVIACGAMTPALLDAEIAATKTLTDKPFGVNLITMHPDLTALVEVCANHKVGHVVLAGGLPPKGSLEAIKASGAKAICFAPTLALAKKLVRSGVDALVIEGMEAGGHIGPVSTSVLAQEMLPELAEVVPVFVAGGIGRGEAIAGYLDMGAAGVQLGTRFVCASESIAHPNFKKAFIRASARDAVASVQLDPRLPVIPVRALKNAGGELFTTRQREVAQALDEGSVAMAEAQLQIEHYWAGALRRAVIDGDVEHGSVMAGQSVGMVTKEEPIADIIAALMAEAAQAFEKRAG, encoded by the coding sequence ATGGAGCGCGGCGCGCACTTCCTCGGCAGCGAGGTGGCGATCATGGCCGGCGCGATGTCGTGGGTATCGGAACGGCACCTCGTCTCGGCGATATCGAACGCGGGTGGGTTCGGGGTGATCGCGTGCGGCGCGATGACGCCCGCGCTGCTCGACGCCGAGATCGCCGCCACCAAGACGTTGACCGACAAGCCGTTCGGCGTGAACCTGATCACGATGCACCCCGATCTGACCGCGTTGGTCGAGGTTTGCGCCAACCACAAGGTCGGGCATGTCGTGCTGGCGGGCGGGCTGCCCCCGAAGGGCTCGCTGGAGGCGATCAAGGCGAGCGGGGCGAAGGCGATCTGCTTTGCGCCGACGCTGGCACTGGCCAAGAAGCTGGTGCGCTCGGGCGTCGACGCGCTGGTGATCGAGGGGATGGAGGCCGGCGGCCATATCGGTCCGGTGTCGACCAGCGTGCTGGCGCAGGAAATGCTGCCCGAGCTGGCCGAGGTGGTGCCGGTGTTCGTCGCGGGCGGGATCGGGCGCGGCGAGGCGATCGCGGGCTATCTCGACATGGGCGCGGCCGGGGTGCAGCTCGGCACGCGCTTCGTCTGCGCCAGCGAGAGCATCGCGCACCCGAACTTCAAGAAGGCGTTCATCCGTGCCTCGGCGCGCGACGCGGTGGCGAGCGTTCAACTCGATCCGCGGCTGCCGGTGATCCCGGTGCGCGCACTGAAAAACGCGGGAGGTGAGCTGTTTACGACGCGGCAGCGCGAGGTGGCGCAGGCGCTCGACGAAGGCAGCGTCGCCATGGCCGAGGCGCAGTTGCAGATCGAACATTATTGGGCGGGCGCGCTGCGTCGCGCGGTGATCGACGGGGATGTCGAGCATGGCAGCGTGATGGCGGGGCAGTCGGTCGGTATGGTCACCAAGGAAGAGCCGATCGCCGACATCATCGCGGCGTTGATGGCGGAGGCGGCGCAGGCGTTCGAGAAGCGGGCGGGATAG